A portion of the Carya illinoinensis cultivar Pawnee chromosome 11, C.illinoinensisPawnee_v1, whole genome shotgun sequence genome contains these proteins:
- the LOC122282971 gene encoding indole-3-acetic acid-amido synthetase GH3.6: MPEAPNCSLKPTNYNLLENNKKTLQFIEDVTANADEVQKRILSEILSRNANVEYLQRHGLKGHTDRDTFKKVMPVITYEDIQSDITRIANGDTSPILCSRPISEFLTSSGTSGGERKLMPTIEEELGRRSQLYSLLMPVMSQFVAGLEKGKGMYFLFIKSEAKTPGGLLARPVLTSYYKSSHFKERQYDPYTNYTSPNETILCPDSYQSMYTQLLCGLCHNKEVIRVGAVFASGFIRAIRFLEKHWASLCNDIRTGNINPQITDPSVREAVMKILKPDPKLADFIEVECSKDSWQGIITRLWPNTKYVDVIVTGTMSQYIPTLDHYSNGLPLVCTMYASSECYFGVNLNPLCKPSEVSYTLIPTMCYFEFLPIHRNNGVTNSPSVPKSLSEKEQKELVDLVDVKLGQEYELVVTTYSGLYRYRVGDVLRVAGFKNKVPQFNFICRKNVVLSIDSDKTDEVELQNAVKNAVNHLMPFDATLAEYTSHAETSTIPGHYVLFWELSLNGSTPIPPSVFEDCCLTIEESFNSVYRQGRVSDKSIGPLEIKIVEPGTFDKLMDYAISLGASINQYKTPRCVKFAPIVELLNSRVLSNYFSPKCPKWVPGHRQWNNQD, encoded by the exons ATGCCTGAGGCTCCAAACTGCTCATTGAAACCCACAAACTACAATCTTCTAGAGAACAACAAGAAGACTCTTCAGTTCATCGAAGATGTCACGGCCAACGCTGATGAAGTTCAGAAGCGTATTCTTTCCGAAATCCTCTCTCGCAATGCTAACGTAGAGTACTTGCAAAGGCACGGCCTCAAAGGTCACACTGACCGCGACACCTTCAAGAAAGTCATGCCTGTGATCACCTACGAGGATATCCAGTCAGATATCACTCGTATTGCCAATGGTGACACTTCCCCAATCCTCTGCTCAAGGCCCATTTCGGAGTTCTTGACGAG CTCTGGGACATCTGGTGGAGAGAGAAAATTGATGCCCACCATAGAAGAAGAACTAGGGAGGAGGTCACAGCTATATAGCCTCTTGATGCCTGTGATGAGCCAATTTGTTGCTGGCCTAGAGAAAGGCAAAGGAATGTACTTTTTGTTCATAAAATCAGAGGCCAAGACACCTGGAGGTCTTTTGGCTCGCCCTGTTCTAACTAGCTATTACAAAAGTTCCCACTTCAAAGAAAGGCAATATGACCCTTACACGAACTACACCAGCCCAAACGAAACCATCCTCTGCCCCGACTCCTACCAAAGCATGTATACGCAACTACTTTGTGGCCTCTGCCATAACAAGGAAGTTATAAGGGTTGGAGCTGTTTTTGCCTCGGGTTTCATCCGCGCCATCCGGTTCCTCGAGAAGCATTGGGCCTCTCTTTGCAACGATATCAGAACCGGAAACATCAATCCCCAAATCACTGACCCTTCTGTCCGAGAGGCTGTCATGAAGATCCTCAAACCTGATCCCAAGCTTGCAGATTTCATTGAAGTCGAGTGTAGCAaagattcttggcaaggaatcaTAACCAGGTTGTGGCCCAACACCAAGTATGTGGATGTTATTGTGACTGGGACCATGTCACAGTACATTCCAACTCTTGATCACTATAGCAATGGCCTCCCACTTGTGTGCACCATGTATGCATCCTCTGAATGCTACTTCGGTGTCAACCTTAATCCTCTTTGCAAGCCTAGTGAAGTTTCCTACACCCTCATTCCCACCATGTGCTATTTCGAATTCCTGCCCATTCACAGAAATAATGGGGTCACTAACTCTCCCTCCGTCCCCAAATCTCTCAGTGAAAAAGAACAGAAAGAGTTGGTGGATCTAGTTGATGTCAAGCTTGGGCAAGAATATGAGCTTGTTGTTACCACTTATTCTG GACTTTATCGCTATAGAGTTGGAGATGTGCTCCGAGTGGCCGGATTCAAGAACAAGGTCCCTCAGTTCAACTTCATATGCCGGAAAAATGTGGTCCTCAGTATTGATTCTGAcaagactgatgaagttgagctGCAAAATGCAGTAAAGAATGCGGTGAACCATTTGATGCCATTTGATGCAACTCTGGCCGAATACACTAGCCATGCCGAAACCTCAACAATCCCAGGCCACTATGTGCTATTCTGGGAGCTTAGCCTCAATGGGTCAACCCCAATTCCACCCTCGGTGTTTGAGGACTGCTGCTTGACCATTGAAGAGTCCTTCAACAGCGTGTACCGCCAGGGACGTGTCTCTGACAAGTCAATTGGCCCCCTAGAGATTAAGATTGTTGAGCCCGGGACCTTCGATAAGCTCATGGATTATGCCATTAGCTTAGGGGCGTCCATAAACCAGTACAAGACCCCTAGGTGTGTGAAATTTGCACCCATTGTTGAGCTCTTGAACTCGAGGGTTCTGTCAAACTACTTCAGTCCCAAATGTCCTAAGTGGGTTCCGGGCCACAGGCAATGGAACAATCAGGATTGA